The Engystomops pustulosus chromosome 7, aEngPut4.maternal, whole genome shotgun sequence DNA window TTTTACTACAACTGGTATTTCTTGATGATTGCCTCCACAGTAGAGTTCTTCACACCATTCATCAGTGTCACTTATTTTAATTTGAGTATCTATATCAATATCAAAAAGAGGACCATGATGAGAAATGAAGAACTGGCACAAGGCCAGGAACACTGTGAGATGACTTTTCAAAGGAAGAAGAAAGAACACTTAATCTTTTTTGTTAAACCTGCTGAAAGGCCTCACATTGATGCAAAGAAACAAACCACCTGTTTGACATCTTCTGAGACTTGTCCTGCAGGTCAAAGATCCCAAAGACTTAAGGGCCCCATATTGGATTTAAATATTAGCCATGATCTTCCACCTTTACAAGTCGAGGTCCAGACCAAAAAACATCAAGACTGCTTTTACAAAACTGTGGAAAATGCTTGCAGTAATGTTAGGACTGACATGGCTAGCAGTATTGCCAACAGATTTAGGCTTTCAAGAGACAAGAGAGTAGCCAAATCCTTGGCCATCATTGTATGTATCTTTGGCCTTTGCTGGGCACCCTACACACTGTTAATGATTATCAGGGCAGCTTGCCATGGACGCTGCGTTCAGCATTATCTCTATGAGATCTCCTTTTGGCTCCTCTGGTTAAATTCCGCCATCAACCCTATACTTTACCCTCTTTGCCATATGAGTTTCAGAAAAGCCTTTATGAAGCTGCTTTGCCCAGGAAAAGTGAAAATACACCCTCATATTTTTATGTAAACCATTAACAGGATTATGAAAAGGACAACAAAGACAACGGGATTAATGGAACTATTATTCACATTTCATTAAGTTCTGATAACAGTGAAAATAAGGGGTGGAGACTATGAAATATTGATATAATGGATCCGGCATATTTTTTATTTGGTCGGA harbors:
- the LOC140070560 gene encoding histamine H3 receptor-like, with amino-acid sequence MSGANSSTVDNQLGNKCLATGEEQFQHYGQFTPSVSILLAVLMILMVLATVLGNALVILAFVVDKGLRTQGNFFFLNLAIADFLVGGFCIPLYIPYVLTGQWKFGKGLCKLWLVMDYLLCTASVFNIVLISYDRFISVTKAVSYRAQKGMTRNAVFKMLIVWVAAFLLYGPAIISWEYIARATILPEGECYVEFYYNWYFLMIASTVEFFTPFISVTYFNLSIYINIKKRTMMRNEELAQGQEHCEMTFQRKKKEHLIFFVKPAERPHIDAKKQTTCLTSSETCPAGQRSQRLKGPILDLNISHDLPPLQVEVQTKKHQDCFYKTVENACSNVRTDMASSIANRFRLSRDKRVAKSLAIIVCIFGLCWAPYTLLMIIRAACHGRCVQHYLYEISFWLLWLNSAINPILYPLCHMSFRKAFMKLLCPGKVKIHPHIFM